The nucleotide sequence TCCGTCCGACGGCCGAGGAGGTGAGGGACCGATGGATGGACTTTCTTTTAGCCGATCTCTCAGGGGCTCGGGTCCTCGAACTCTATGCAGGCTCCGGGGCCCTCGGGTTGGAGGCGCTCTCTCGGGGAGCCGCGAGCTGCGACTTCGTCGAGAACAACCCTTCCGCACCCCATTCCCTCAAGGCCAACGTCACGAGCCTACGAGCCCGCGGGCGGACCCGGATTTTCAAGCGGGATGCGTTGATCTTTTGCGAAGGGGTGCGACCGGGCGGCTACGACCTGGTCCTGGCCGATCCCCCGCATGGATCAAGGCAGTTGGAGCGCCTGATCGAACGTTGGATGGCCGTCCCCTTCTCTCGGATTCTTTCGGTGGAGCATGCGGCAGACCACGTCGTCCCTCGCGGCGGTCGAGTTGTCCGCTTCGAGGCCACCGTGGTCACGACCTATCGGGCGAAAAGCGCGGGTTAGAGCGCCGAGGGCCACTTCCGCGCCGCAGGATGGGCGCCACCTCGCTGGCCGGAACCTCTGGGCCTCCGAGACCTCCAGCCCGGTTGCTCCATCGGGTCCCTCGCCGTACCCTCTTCCGCATGGGCCCACGCAGGTGGCTTCTTTTCCCGATCCTCTTCGCCGCTGCGCCAGCGTTGACGGCTCTCGCTCTCCCCGAGGCCGCCTCGGCCCAATTCTTCCGCTTCGGGGCAACGAACGTGCGTCTGGGGGACGGTCTTCCCGACCAGCCGGGCGGGTTCACCTTCTGCCGGCTCGCGTATTATTCGGTGCGCAGCGAGCCGAGTGGAACCGGGCGGGACACCGACTTCCCGGACGCGGAGCGGAATCTCTCGACCCGACTCGCCGAGCTCACCCCGATCACGCCGAGCCGCTGGACTCATGGCGAACCCGGGTTCGCGGTCGTGACCGCCACCGACCCCGATCTCTACCAGTGCCCCTTTCTCTTCACCTCCGACGCGGGGACGATGGGCCTCGACGATGCCGAGTCGAGCGCCCTCCGCGACTACCTTCTGAAGGGCGGCTTCTTCTGGGTGGACGACTTCTGGGGTGAGGCGGCCTGGAACCACTGGGCCCGGGAGATCGGGCGGGTTCTTCCCGAATATCGGATCGTGGACCTTCCGCTGAACCACCCCCTCTTCGAGATCGTCTATATCGTCCCGAAGCTTCCGCAGATCCCGTCCATCCGGCACTGGAGGAACAGCGGGGGCGGGACCTCGGAGCGGGGCGCGGAGAGCGCGACCCCGCACATTCGTGCGATCATGGACGACACCGGGCGCATCCTCGTCCTCATGACCCACAACACCGACATTGCGGACGGGTGGGAACGCGAGGCCGAGGACCCCAACTTCTTCCAGTTCTTTTCTCCCGACGCTTATGCGGTCGGTATCAACATCCTCGTCTGGATGATGACGCACTGAGCTTCAAGCACGTGCCGCCAACCCCGTGGGCGCGGTCGCTTCAGGACCTTTACGCGGACCTCGGCACTGCCGCGGAGGGCCTGTCGGCGGAGGAGGCTCTCACGAGGCTGGCACTCCACGGCCCCAACGCCCTGAAGCCCTCCAAGAGGGATGGCGTTGTACGAATCTTCCTCCGACAGTTCTCCAATCCCCTCGTTCTCATTCTCGTGGTTGCGGCGGGCATAGCGGCTGGCGCCGGCGAACCCACGAACGCAACAATCATTCTCCTGGTCCTTCTGGGAAGCGCCCTCCTCACCGCGGTCCAAGAGTTCAGAGCGGGGAACGCGGTCGAGGCCCTGCGCTCTCGGGTCGTCCTCCGCGCTCGGGTGCTTCGGGAGGGGAGTACGGAGGAGATTCCGGCGGAAGACATCGTCACGGGCGACATCGTCCTCCTCTCGGCCGGTGTGCTCGTTCCGGCGGACGGCGTGTTGGTCGAAGCCCGGGACCTATACCTCAATCAGGCCGTCCTGACCGGGGAGTCGTTTCCGGTCGTGAAGGAGCCCGGTGAGATGAAGGCCTCCGCCGCCCCTCGCGAACGCACGAACATGGTGTTCATGGGCACGTCGGTCCGAAGCGGTACTGGGCGAGCGGTCGTCACAGCCACGGCAAGAGACACAGCTTACGGAGCGATCGCGGATCGTCTTGCCCTCCGCCCGGAGCGGACGGAGTTCGAATTGGGCATTCGACGCTTCGGTTACCTGCTGACGCGTGTGATCGTGGTCCTCGTGGTGATCGTGTTCGCGGGGAATCTCCTGCTGGAACGCCCGGCCGTGGATGCGCTCCTCTTTTCCGTGGCCCTCGCCGTCGGCATCTCTCCCGAGCTCCTCCCGGGAATCATCTCCGTGAACCTCGCCCGCGGCGCGCGCGCCATGGCCGCTGACGGGGTCATCGTCCGGCGGCTGAACGCGATCGAAAACTTCGGGAGCATGAACGTCCTCTGTGCTGACAAGACGGGAACCCTCACCGAGGGCACCTTACGGCTCACGGGCGCGGTGGACCCGGAGGGCGAGAGCTCCCCCGAGGTGCATCGAATCGCACTCGCGAACGCCCACCTGCAGACCGGGATGCAGAACCCGCTCGATGAAGCCGTCATGGCCTCGGGCGGCGCGTCGGCGCTTCCATCCAAGGTGGACGAGGTCCCTTATGACTTCGTGCGAAGACGGATGACCGTCGTGGTGACGGAGGGCTCGTCCGCCCGCCTCCTCGCGAAGGGTGCCGTCCGGGAGCTTCTCGAGGTCTGTGTGGGAGCCCGAAGCGCGGGCACCGAAGTCCCGATCACGCCGGAAATGCGGCGTAGGCTGGAGAGTCGTGTGGAGGCCTGGTCCGCAGAGGGCCTCCGAACCCTCGGCGTG is from Gemmatimonadota bacterium and encodes:
- the mgtA gene encoding magnesium-translocating P-type ATPase, coding for MPPTPWARSLQDLYADLGTAAEGLSAEEALTRLALHGPNALKPSKRDGVVRIFLRQFSNPLVLILVVAAGIAAGAGEPTNATIILLVLLGSALLTAVQEFRAGNAVEALRSRVVLRARVLREGSTEEIPAEDIVTGDIVLLSAGVLVPADGVLVEARDLYLNQAVLTGESFPVVKEPGEMKASAAPRERTNMVFMGTSVRSGTGRAVVTATARDTAYGAIADRLALRPERTEFELGIRRFGYLLTRVIVVLVVIVFAGNLLLERPAVDALLFSVALAVGISPELLPGIISVNLARGARAMAADGVIVRRLNAIENFGSMNVLCADKTGTLTEGTLRLTGAVDPEGESSPEVHRIALANAHLQTGMQNPLDEAVMASGGASALPSKVDEVPYDFVRRRMTVVVTEGSSARLLAKGAVRELLEVCVGARSAGTEVPITPEMRRRLESRVEAWSAEGLRTLGVATRRLPRQPRYGRESEVEMTFEGFLLFEDRPKAGVEDVLRELRGMGVEVKIITGDNRFVARHVAGQVGLDPDALVTGSELLEMRDEALWRNAAQATVFAEVDPNQKERIILALRRTGHVVGYLGDGINDAPALHSADVGISVDGAADVARESADLVLLRRDLEVLRKGILEGRRTFANTLKYVHITTSANFGNMVSMAAASLFLPFLPLLARQILLNNFLSDIPAIALASDKVDATWVEVPRRWEIGPIQHFMVVFGLVSTFFDFLAFGVLLFVFRAGPELFRTGWFVLSLLTELVILFVARTHGPFWTSRPSLGLVGASLGIAIVGVVLPVLAVGRYFDFVPLPTPLLASLLLLVLGYAVATEAAKRWFYRKPTA
- a CDS encoding DUF4159 domain-containing protein — translated: MLHRVPRRTLFRMGPRRWLLFPILFAAAPALTALALPEAASAQFFRFGATNVRLGDGLPDQPGGFTFCRLAYYSVRSEPSGTGRDTDFPDAERNLSTRLAELTPITPSRWTHGEPGFAVVTATDPDLYQCPFLFTSDAGTMGLDDAESSALRDYLLKGGFFWVDDFWGEAAWNHWAREIGRVLPEYRIVDLPLNHPLFEIVYIVPKLPQIPSIRHWRNSGGGTSERGAESATPHIRAIMDDTGRILVLMTHNTDIADGWEREAEDPNFFQFFSPDAYAVGINILVWMMTH
- a CDS encoding RsmD family RNA methyltransferase, whose translation is MRILGGEWAGRDLVSPSGRVRPTAEEVRDRWMDFLLADLSGARVLELYAGSGALGLEALSRGAASCDFVENNPSAPHSLKANVTSLRARGRTRIFKRDALIFCEGVRPGGYDLVLADPPHGSRQLERLIERWMAVPFSRILSVEHAADHVVPRGGRVVRFEATVVTTYRAKSAG